The Bacteroidota bacterium genome has a segment encoding these proteins:
- a CDS encoding DEDD exonuclease domain-containing protein — MLLEDATFVVTDTETTGTRAGEDRVIEIGAVKVRGGEVVDTFGHLIDPERHVPRRITRITGLSTASVFGEPTAKDVLPDYLDFLGEGVLVAHNLGFDLRFLQAELDRAGLPAIENESVCTLRLARRLLPSLPSRGLTALQAHFGITNPARHRALGDAEATAEVLLRFLDRLRAGFGLTTVADLVAFQRKRYKDASGEPKHVQHIRDTYLGDLPDRPGVYFMKRKNGEVLYVGKAKSLRNRVRSYFTSIDAHPTRTRKLVRDVRAVEWTETGSELGALLLESKLIKTLLPRYNRAQRRYKNYPFLRLDAAHGFPTLSWTSSVRADGAEYYGPLGRKQAAAELVELVGRVFRLRECDPVTWQAARASENPCLYGSMDRCLAPCEGDKDDAYGAEVERIRRFLTGQDTEVLETVEAAMREAAGRLEFEQAGWYRDQLERLRRTLDRQRPFATAVHDRHAVLVEPGLKEGEVQLFLLRFGRLVQTRPLPVPPTGADVADLRETLGAHFDPALAAPEVFHRSDVDEINILARWMRLNEGSAQHVRWTPERSTDDLLDGVLAAARSA; from the coding sequence TTGCTCCTCGAAGACGCCACCTTCGTCGTCACCGACACCGAGACCACCGGGACTCGGGCGGGCGAAGACCGGGTCATCGAGATCGGAGCGGTGAAAGTCCGGGGCGGCGAGGTAGTCGACACGTTCGGGCATCTCATCGACCCCGAACGGCACGTTCCGCGCCGGATCACGCGGATCACCGGCCTCTCGACGGCCTCCGTCTTCGGCGAGCCGACCGCGAAGGACGTGCTGCCGGACTACCTCGACTTCCTCGGCGAGGGCGTCCTCGTCGCGCACAACCTGGGGTTCGACCTGCGCTTCCTCCAGGCCGAGCTCGACCGCGCCGGGCTGCCGGCCATCGAGAACGAGTCGGTTTGCACGCTCCGCCTCGCACGTCGGCTCTTGCCTTCGCTGCCCTCGCGCGGGCTGACGGCGCTCCAGGCGCACTTCGGGATCACCAACCCGGCCCGCCACCGCGCCCTCGGCGATGCCGAGGCGACGGCCGAGGTCCTGCTCCGCTTCCTCGACCGGCTCCGCGCCGGCTTCGGCCTCACGACCGTCGCCGACCTCGTCGCCTTCCAGCGCAAGCGCTACAAGGACGCCTCCGGCGAGCCGAAGCACGTCCAGCACATCCGCGACACCTATCTCGGTGACCTCCCGGACCGGCCGGGGGTCTACTTCATGAAGCGCAAGAACGGCGAGGTGCTCTACGTCGGCAAGGCCAAGAGCTTGCGCAACCGGGTCCGCTCCTACTTCACCAGCATCGACGCGCACCCGACGCGCACCCGGAAGCTCGTCCGCGACGTGCGCGCGGTCGAGTGGACCGAGACCGGGAGCGAACTCGGGGCGCTGCTCCTCGAATCGAAGCTCATCAAAACACTGCTGCCGCGCTACAACCGGGCGCAGCGGCGCTACAAGAACTACCCCTTCCTCCGGCTCGACGCGGCGCACGGCTTCCCGACGCTCTCGTGGACCTCGTCGGTGCGGGCCGACGGGGCGGAGTACTACGGACCGCTCGGCCGAAAGCAGGCGGCGGCGGAACTCGTCGAACTCGTCGGGCGCGTGTTCCGGCTCAGGGAGTGCGATCCGGTGACGTGGCAGGCGGCGCGGGCGTCGGAGAACCCGTGCCTCTACGGGTCGATGGACCGCTGCCTCGCCCCGTGCGAAGGCGACAAGGACGACGCGTACGGTGCCGAGGTCGAGCGCATCCGCCGCTTTCTGACAGGGCAGGACACCGAGGTGCTGGAGACAGTCGAGGCCGCGATGCGCGAGGCGGCCGGGCGGCTGGAGTTCGAGCAGGCTGGGTGGTACCGCGACCAACTGGAGCGCCTCCGCCGGACGCTCGACCGGCAGCGCCCCTTCGCGACGGCCGTCCACGACCGCCACGCCGTCCTCGTCGAGCCGGGGTTGAAAGAGGGCGAGGTGCAGCTTTTCCTCCTCCGCTTCGGGCGGCTCGTCCAGACGCGCCCGCTGCCCGTCCCACCGACCGGGGCCGACGTGGCCGACCTCCGCGAGACGCTCGGCGCGCACTTCGACCCGGCGCTCGCCGCGCCGGAGGTCTTCCACCGGTCCGACGTGGACGAGATCAACATCCTCGCTCGCTGGATGCGCCTCAACGAGGGCAGCGCGCAGCACGTCCGCTGGACCCCCGAGAGGAGCACGGACGACCTCCTCGACGGCGTGCTCGCGGCGGCACGCTCGGCATAG